One genomic window of Leptotrichia shahii includes the following:
- the tnpA gene encoding IS200/IS605 family transposase, with protein MSYNSNYHSVFDINYHMIFCIKYRREVINDEISNRLKEIFERICPKYNIVLKEWEHDVDHIHMLINAMPNTELSKFVNTYKSASSRLIKKEFPEIRGRLWKEYFWSRSYLVVSVGGAPLEIIKKYIQNQKEV; from the coding sequence TAATTATCATTCAGTATTTGATATAAATTATCATATGATTTTTTGTATAAAATATCGAAGAGAAGTAATTAATGATGAAATTTCTAATAGATTGAAAGAGATTTTTGAAAGAATATGTCCGAAGTATAACATTGTTCTTAAAGAATGGGAACATGATGTTGATCATATTCATATGTTGATTAATGCTATGCCTAATACTGAACTTTCTAAGTTTGTAAATACTTACAAAAGTGCTTCCAGCAGGTTGATAAAAAAAGAATTTCCTGAAATAAGGGGAAGATTGTGGAAAGAATATTTTTGGAGTAGAAGTTACTTAGTTGTAAGTGTTGGAGGTGCACCGTTAGAGATAATTAAAAAATATATTCAAAATCAAAAGGAGGTGTAA
- a CDS encoding RNA-guided endonuclease TnpB family protein, which produces MKYNLAFKYRIYPNKEQELLINKTFGCVRFVYNTILYTANKIYEETGKNKIITPASLKSENQFLKEVDSLALSNAQLNVKRSFTNFFQKRAKFPRFKSKKNNVKSYTTNCVNNSIRIEKGKYLILPKLKKVKLKYHREIPKDYKIKSVTLTNSNGNYYVSILTEFEKEIQKMPSNDKVIGLDFSMSELFVSSENQRADYPRYFRMLEKKLKKLQKSLSRKVKFSKNWYKQKMKISKLHEYIKNCRRDFLHKLSKKLSEEYNAVVVEDLNMKGMSQALNFGKSVEDNGWGMFLKMLEYKLMFLGKQFLKIDKWFPSSKTCSKCGNVKEELKLSERSYKCECCGIEIDRDYNAALNIKDIGKEMLKY; this is translated from the coding sequence ATGAAATATAATTTAGCATTCAAATACAGAATTTATCCAAATAAGGAGCAAGAATTATTGATAAACAAGACTTTTGGATGTGTTCGTTTTGTTTACAATACGATTCTGTATACTGCTAATAAAATTTATGAAGAAACTGGGAAGAATAAAATAATTACACCTGCCAGTTTGAAAAGTGAAAATCAATTTTTAAAAGAAGTAGACAGTCTGGCACTTTCAAATGCTCAATTAAATGTAAAACGATCGTTTACGAATTTCTTTCAAAAGAGAGCGAAATTTCCGAGGTTCAAATCTAAAAAGAATAATGTTAAAAGTTACACGACAAATTGTGTGAATAATTCGATACGAATTGAGAAAGGTAAATATTTGATTTTGCCAAAATTGAAAAAAGTAAAATTGAAATATCATAGAGAAATACCGAAGGATTACAAGATAAAGTCAGTAACATTGACAAACAGTAATGGAAATTACTATGTTTCTATTTTGACAGAATTTGAAAAAGAAATTCAAAAAATGCCAAGTAATGATAAAGTAATTGGGCTTGATTTTTCTATGTCTGAATTATTTGTCAGTTCTGAAAACCAAAGGGCTGATTATCCAAGATATTTTAGGATGTTGGAGAAAAAATTGAAAAAATTACAGAAATCATTATCGAGAAAAGTAAAATTTTCTAAAAATTGGTATAAACAAAAAATGAAAATATCAAAATTGCATGAGTATATCAAAAATTGTCGAAGAGATTTTCTACATAAATTATCAAAAAAATTGTCTGAAGAATATAATGCTGTGGTTGTTGAGGATTTGAATATGAAAGGGATGAGTCAGGCATTAAATTTTGGGAAAAGTGTAGAAGATAATGGATGGGGAATGTTTTTGAAAATGCTTGAGTACAAGTTGATGTTTTTAGGGAAACAATTTTTGAAGATAGATAAGTGGTTTCCATCATCGAAAACTTGCAGTAAATGTGGAAATGTTAAAGAGGAACTGAAATTATCAGAAAGAAGTTATAAATGTGAGTGCTGTGGGATTGAAATTGATAGAGATTACAATGCGGCACTGAATATAAAAGATATTGGAAAAGAAATGTTGAAATATTAG
- the manZ gene encoding PTS mannose transporter subunit IID, with translation MAENNVEKKLTDKDLKSMYWRSTTLLGSFNFERMQSMGFCVTMIPAIKRLYSKKEDQAAALKRHLEFFNTQPWIGSTIMGVTAAMEQEKANGVDIDDATISGIKVGLMGPLAGVGDPIFWGTLRPVLAALGASLAIAGGNLLGPLIFFIGINIARVLTRWYGLKYGYEKGTEIVGDMEGGVIQKLTQGASILGLFVMGALVSKWTSINVPLVLSKYKDATGKEVVTTVQSILDSLLPGLLALLLTFACMHLLKRKVNAIWIIFGFFAIGIIGFWLGILA, from the coding sequence ATGGCAGAAAATAATGTAGAAAAAAAATTAACTGATAAAGATTTGAAAAGCATGTATTGGAGATCTACTACTTTATTAGGTTCTTTTAACTTTGAAAGAATGCAGTCAATGGGATTTTGTGTAACGATGATTCCTGCAATAAAAAGACTTTATTCTAAGAAAGAAGATCAAGCAGCTGCATTAAAAAGACATTTGGAATTCTTTAACACTCAACCTTGGATTGGTTCAACTATAATGGGTGTTACGGCTGCGATGGAACAGGAAAAAGCAAATGGAGTAGACATTGATGATGCAACTATAAGTGGTATTAAAGTAGGGCTTATGGGACCACTTGCTGGAGTTGGAGATCCAATTTTCTGGGGAACATTAAGACCAGTTTTAGCGGCACTTGGAGCTTCACTAGCTATTGCTGGAGGAAATTTATTAGGTCCATTGATTTTCTTCATTGGAATAAATATCGCAAGAGTTTTGACTAGATGGTATGGATTAAAATATGGTTATGAAAAAGGTACTGAAATCGTTGGGGATATGGAAGGTGGAGTTATTCAAAAATTAACTCAAGGTGCTTCTATTTTAGGACTTTTCGTAATGGGAGCCTTGGTTTCTAAATGGACTTCAATAAATGTTCCGTTAGTATTGTCTAAATATAAAGATGCGACAGGAAAAGAAGTTGTAACTACTGTCCAAAGTATCTTAGATTCTCTATTGCCTGGATTATTAGCTTTATTACTTACTTTTGCTTGTATGCACTTGTTGAAGAGAAAAGTAAATGCTATTTGGATTATCTTTGGATTCTTTGCAATAGGAATAATTGGATTCTGGTTAGGAATTTTGGCATAA
- the pheS gene encoding phenylalanine--tRNA ligase subunit alpha: protein MLDRLAHLREEVLEKLDKVGTLEELNELRVKILGKKGEFTAIMKEMGNIAAEKRAEFGKTTNEIKNVLLAKFDETTAGLKEIAKQKRLKNETIDVTLPGRKANIGSLHPLTKTVMEIKDIVSSMGFDIVDGPEVEYVKYNFDALNIPKTHPSREITDTFYIKENEVVLRTQTSGMQIRYMEDRKPPFRMISIGKVYRPDYDVSHTPMFHQMEGLMVGEDVSFANFKAILENIVKKIFGEDRKVRFRPHFFPFTEPSAEMDVECGVCKGAGCRVCKGTGWLEILGSGMVNPKVLEGVGIDPKKYQGFAFGLGLERITMLKYGIDDLRAFFENDERFLNQF from the coding sequence ATGTTAGACAGATTGGCACACTTGAGAGAAGAAGTGTTAGAAAAACTTGATAAAGTTGGAACTCTTGAGGAACTGAATGAATTGAGAGTAAAAATTTTAGGTAAAAAAGGAGAATTTACAGCGATAATGAAGGAAATGGGAAATATTGCCGCTGAAAAAAGAGCTGAGTTTGGAAAAACGACAAATGAAATAAAAAATGTGCTATTGGCAAAATTTGATGAAACAACAGCTGGACTTAAGGAAATTGCTAAACAAAAAAGATTAAAAAATGAAACAATAGATGTGACTTTACCTGGAAGAAAAGCTAACATAGGATCGCTTCATCCGCTTACTAAAACAGTTATGGAAATAAAAGATATAGTTTCTTCTATGGGATTTGACATTGTTGACGGACCTGAAGTTGAGTATGTAAAATATAATTTTGATGCATTGAATATTCCCAAAACGCATCCATCGAGGGAAATTACAGATACATTCTATATCAAAGAAAACGAAGTTGTGTTGAGAACCCAAACTTCTGGAATGCAAATTAGATACATGGAAGACAGAAAGCCGCCATTTAGAATGATTTCAATTGGAAAAGTTTACCGTCCAGACTATGATGTGTCACATACGCCAATGTTTCACCAAATGGAAGGACTTATGGTTGGAGAAGACGTTTCTTTTGCAAATTTTAAAGCGATCTTGGAAAATATCGTGAAAAAAATATTTGGAGAAGACAGAAAAGTAAGATTTCGTCCACACTTTTTCCCATTTACAGAGCCATCGGCCGAAATGGATGTAGAATGTGGAGTTTGTAAAGGAGCTGGATGTAGAGTTTGTAAAGGGACTGGGTGGCTTGAAATTTTGGGAAGCGGAATGGTAAATCCGAAAGTTCTGGAAGGTGTTGGAATTGATCCGAAAAAATATCAAGGTTTTGCATTTGGGCTAGGGCTTGAAAGAATTACAATGCTTAAATATGGAATTGATGATTTGAGAGCATTTTTTGAAAATGATGAGAGGTTTTTGAATCAATTTTAA
- a CDS encoding type II toxin-antitoxin system RelE family toxin, which translates to MAYIVEYDKRALKSILKLDKKSQKQIKTYIKEIIEKLENPGSQGKALQGKHKGKWRYRVGNYRILATIIDEKITIYIFDIGHRKEIYK; encoded by the coding sequence ATGGCTTATATTGTAGAATATGATAAAAGAGCATTAAAGAGTATATTAAAATTGGATAAAAAATCCCAAAAGCAAATAAAAACTTATATCAAGGAAATAATTGAAAAACTTGAAAATCCAGGTAGTCAGGGAAAAGCACTACAAGGCAAACATAAGGGAAAATGGCGATATAGAGTTGGAAATTACAGAATCTTAGCTACAATCATTGATGAAAAAATAACAATTTATATTTTTGATATCGGGCATAGGAAAGAGATTTATAAATAA
- a CDS encoding GNAT family N-acetyltransferase, which produces MKIRRFEEKDAKKVSELIIDTLRKTNIKDYSADSIENHVNNFQPENVLKRASWTHFYVAQEKGNIIGCGAIAPYWDKIDESSLFTIFILPEYQGKGIGRKIIETLEKDEYFLRAKRIEVPASITGVPFYKKMGYSCKNGVNKADNEGIVRMEKFRKDKER; this is translated from the coding sequence ATGAAAATACGTAGATTTGAAGAAAAGGATGCTAAAAAAGTATCTGAATTGATTATTGATACATTGCGGAAAACAAATATAAAAGATTATTCTGCTGATTCAATAGAAAATCACGTAAATAATTTCCAGCCTGAAAATGTTCTTAAAAGAGCCTCGTGGACACATTTTTATGTTGCGCAAGAAAAAGGCAATATTATTGGATGTGGTGCAATTGCACCATATTGGGATAAAATTGATGAAAGTTCTTTATTTACTATTTTTATCTTGCCTGAATATCAGGGAAAGGGAATAGGACGAAAAATTATTGAAACATTGGAAAAAGATGAATATTTTTTAAGAGCCAAAAGAATCGAAGTACCTGCATCTATTACAGGTGTCCCGTTTTATAAGAAAATGGGATATAGTTGCAAAAATGGAGTGAACAAAGCAGATAATGAAGGAATTGTAAGAATGGAAAAATTTAGAAAAGATAAAGAGAGATAA
- the pheT gene encoding phenylalanine--tRNA ligase subunit beta yields MLISLNWLKQYIDLDGIGINEMENALTMIGQEVEKIEVLGGNLENVVTAQIIEKEMHPDSDHLTICKVDNGKEILEIVCGAPNHKAGDKVVMAQVGAKLAPDFVIKKGKIRGVESNGMLCSEEELNIGKDSSGIMILPEDTPVGVPMKEYLGINDTVFELEITPNRPDCLSHIGIARELGAYYNKEVKYPSFAINSESSEKTADNISVEIEDSNLAKRYVARIIKNVTVKESPKWLKERVESIGIRSINNIVDASNFIMMELNQPNHTFDLDKIEGGKIVVRAGHENEKLVTLDEQERELNSDDIVISDGVKAVALGGVMGGENSQITENTKNILLEVANFNSQNVRKTSRRLTLSSDSSYRFERRVDEENAINVINRLANIIQEVAGGEILEGAVDNYPVPYKKKTAALNFERLNRFVGKNIPRETVIGILTRLEIEVVDNGETLTLTAPTYRDDLENEQDYFEEVIRMYGFDNIENILPKLDISEKPVIDTTKLSTQVKLIAANAGLKEVINYSFVPKDAMEKIKYTSVERENLIDLLRPITEDFVTLRPTLLYSLLKNAKENMNRNATNIRFFEVSRTFVKVEELAKEEVKLGIILAGENDKTLWNPKPIPYDFYDLKGIVEEIFTQLKFNNYVIKRSEQSQFHPGRSVDVFVGRELIGSFGEIHPDVLENFDLGKTSVLVGEFNIDLIQKYIGKKIKYQGIVKYPAVPRDFAFVMREDILVGDVLKTIQKVDKKIEKVELFDIYQGSGVLPGMKSVAISVILRDKNKTLEEKEIVDISNKIVAKVEKDYGAVLRQ; encoded by the coding sequence ATGCTAATTTCGTTAAACTGGTTAAAGCAGTATATAGATTTAGATGGAATAGGAATAAATGAAATGGAAAATGCCTTGACTATGATTGGTCAGGAAGTAGAAAAAATTGAAGTTTTAGGGGGAAATTTAGAAAATGTCGTAACGGCACAAATTATTGAAAAAGAGATGCACCCTGATTCTGACCATTTGACGATTTGTAAAGTTGATAATGGAAAAGAAATTTTGGAAATCGTGTGTGGGGCACCTAATCATAAAGCTGGGGACAAAGTTGTGATGGCACAGGTTGGGGCAAAATTAGCTCCAGATTTTGTTATTAAAAAAGGTAAAATTAGAGGTGTAGAATCGAACGGAATGTTGTGTTCTGAAGAAGAATTAAATATTGGGAAAGATTCTTCTGGAATTATGATTTTACCTGAAGATACACCAGTTGGAGTGCCTATGAAAGAGTATTTGGGAATCAATGATACAGTTTTTGAATTGGAAATCACTCCAAATCGTCCTGATTGCTTGTCGCACATTGGGATTGCAAGAGAGCTGGGAGCTTATTATAATAAAGAGGTTAAATATCCAAGTTTTGCGATAAATTCGGAAAGTTCTGAAAAGACAGCTGATAACATTTCGGTTGAAATAGAAGACAGCAATTTGGCAAAAAGATATGTGGCTAGAATTATTAAAAATGTTACAGTTAAGGAAAGTCCAAAATGGTTGAAAGAAAGAGTGGAATCTATTGGAATTAGAAGTATTAACAATATTGTAGACGCTTCAAATTTCATAATGATGGAATTGAATCAACCGAATCATACTTTTGATTTGGATAAAATTGAAGGTGGAAAAATTGTTGTTAGAGCGGGACATGAAAATGAAAAATTGGTTACGCTTGATGAGCAAGAAAGAGAATTGAATAGCGATGATATCGTGATATCTGATGGTGTAAAAGCAGTTGCACTTGGTGGAGTAATGGGTGGAGAAAATTCTCAAATTACTGAAAATACGAAAAATATTTTGCTAGAAGTGGCAAACTTCAATTCACAAAATGTCAGAAAAACTTCAAGAAGATTGACTTTATCAAGTGATTCTTCATACAGATTTGAAAGAAGAGTGGATGAGGAAAATGCGATTAATGTGATAAATAGACTTGCGAACATCATTCAAGAAGTAGCGGGTGGAGAAATTTTAGAAGGAGCAGTTGACAATTATCCAGTTCCATATAAGAAAAAAACAGCTGCATTAAACTTTGAGAGATTGAACCGTTTTGTTGGGAAAAATATTCCACGTGAAACAGTTATTGGAATATTGACTAGACTTGAAATCGAGGTTGTGGATAATGGAGAAACATTGACATTGACAGCACCTACTTACCGTGATGACTTGGAAAATGAGCAAGATTACTTTGAAGAGGTTATTAGAATGTACGGTTTTGATAACATTGAAAATATTTTGCCAAAATTGGATATCAGTGAAAAACCAGTTATTGATACAACAAAACTTTCTACACAAGTGAAACTGATTGCGGCAAATGCTGGGCTTAAAGAAGTTATCAATTACAGTTTTGTACCAAAAGATGCGATGGAAAAAATTAAATATACAAGCGTTGAAAGAGAAAATTTAATTGATTTATTAAGACCAATTACAGAAGATTTTGTAACATTACGTCCAACATTGCTTTATAGCTTATTAAAAAACGCTAAAGAAAATATGAATAGAAATGCTACAAATATTAGATTTTTTGAAGTTAGTAGAACTTTTGTGAAAGTAGAAGAACTGGCTAAGGAAGAAGTAAAATTGGGAATAATTCTGGCTGGAGAAAACGACAAGACATTATGGAATCCAAAACCTATTCCTTATGATTTTTATGATTTAAAAGGGATTGTGGAAGAAATTTTCACACAATTAAAATTCAATAATTATGTGATAAAACGTTCAGAGCAAAGTCAATTCCATCCAGGTCGTTCAGTTGACGTATTTGTTGGTCGTGAATTGATTGGAAGTTTTGGGGAAATTCATCCAGACGTATTGGAAAACTTTGATTTAGGAAAAACATCAGTTTTAGTTGGAGAATTTAACATTGACTTGATTCAGAAATATATTGGTAAAAAAATTAAATATCAAGGAATCGTGAAATATCCAGCAGTGCCAAGAGATTTTGCGTTCGTTATGAGAGAAGATATTTTAGTTGGAGACGTTTTAAAAACTATTCAAAAAGTTGATAAAAAAATCGAAAAAGTGGAATTATTTGACATTTATCAAGGTTCAGGAGTGTTGCCAGGAATGAAGAGTGTGGCAATTAGTGTAATCTTGAGAGATAAAAACAAAACACTTGAAGAAAAGGAAATAGTTGATATTTCAAATAAAATCGTGGCTAAAGTTGAGAAAGATTATGGAGCGGTTTTAAGACAGTAA
- a CDS encoding HRDC domain-containing protein: MLKIVTLPFNERMEEFEQGKLERVLGNVQIVKYQAELVKIEGKYYWTAFVEYEKAEKIDKNNFSPNGKETKDSNRNHEEYLSEEEAELYKILKEWRAGEAQILGYPPYIVASNQLLVDIIKVNPTNVEELSQIRGMGKRKVRDYGEELLLILENFYDMKS; this comes from the coding sequence GTGTTAAAAATTGTAACTTTGCCATTTAATGAAAGGATGGAAGAATTTGAGCAGGGAAAGTTGGAAAGGGTGCTGGGAAATGTTCAGATTGTGAAGTATCAGGCTGAGCTAGTGAAAATTGAGGGGAAATATTACTGGACGGCTTTTGTTGAATATGAAAAGGCAGAGAAGATTGATAAGAATAACTTTTCACCAAATGGGAAAGAAACCAAAGACAGTAATAGAAATCACGAGGAATATCTTTCAGAAGAGGAAGCTGAGCTGTATAAGATTTTGAAGGAATGGAGAGCTGGAGAAGCACAAATACTAGGCTATCCACCTTACATCGTCGCTTCAAATCAGCTTTTAGTCGACATAATAAAGGTAAACCCTACAAATGTTGAAGAACTTTCGCAAATAAGAGGAATGGGGAAACGGAAAGTTAGAGATTACGGGGAAGAGCTTTTGCTGATTTTGGAGAATTTTTATGATATGAAAAGTTGA
- a CDS encoding thiamine diphosphokinase yields the protein MRKKFVIFLNGEYKYSQEFMDKLVSENAVCFCADGGANFAFKYGKIPEVIVGDLDSIEKKVLEYYKSKNILIKKFPKDKDFTDFELILKEIIKIEKDNNYMKKIFVVGGLGKRLDMTLSNLFIMEKYKNLVFLQENEEIFYAEKSFILKNKKKYEFSIIPISKKVEKLTLKGFKFETDKIDVKRESSRLVSNVICGDEANVEFESGKLIIILKNNNKNLLY from the coding sequence ATGAGAAAAAAGTTTGTAATTTTTTTAAATGGTGAATATAAATATTCACAAGAATTTATGGATAAATTGGTTTCGGAAAATGCAGTTTGCTTTTGTGCGGATGGAGGGGCAAATTTTGCGTTTAAATATGGTAAAATTCCAGAAGTGATTGTTGGAGATCTGGATTCGATTGAGAAAAAAGTTTTGGAATATTATAAAAGTAAAAACATTTTGATAAAAAAATTCCCAAAAGACAAGGATTTTACAGATTTTGAATTGATTTTGAAAGAAATCATTAAAATTGAAAAAGATAATAATTATATGAAAAAAATATTTGTTGTTGGTGGGCTTGGAAAAAGGCTAGATATGACTTTGAGCAATTTATTCATAATGGAAAAGTACAAAAATCTTGTTTTTTTGCAGGAAAATGAAGAAATTTTTTATGCAGAAAAGTCTTTTATCCTAAAAAATAAAAAGAAATATGAATTTTCAATCATTCCAATTAGTAAAAAAGTTGAAAAATTAACCTTGAAGGGCTTTAAATTTGAAACAGATAAAATTGATGTGAAAAGGGAAAGTTCCAGACTTGTGAGTAATGTAATCTGTGGAGATGAGGCAAATGTGGAATTTGAAAGTGGGAAGCTGATAATTATTTTGAAAAATAATAATAAAAATCTTTTATACTAA
- a CDS encoding RluA family pseudouridine synthase, translating into MKKFRIEKEHQRMKISQYLREVQNYSGRSLRNVEVFLNGKQVRLTKKLPSHGNLRVVEKKKGTDIKPIKLPLDIIFEDEDILVVNKEPFLLTHPTQKKADFTLANGIVNHFLEKYGEVRVPRFYNRLDMNTSGLIIIAKNSFAQAFLQNFSIFEKKYLAIVNGIIDGNEIARINEELAKDGEKHKIQDLEKENLKSEIEKVNFGEMKKYDEMEKIENNLILENKDSKIGENTGFNSKNAKDNLNLKNKNDFNNEILEKNGINKIIIERRIFRDRDNLERIIDERGQYAKTAVKVLKTYPEKNVTLVECELFTGRTHQIRVHLKSIGHTIVGDELYGNGLNKELGINRQFLHAYKVKFTHPASKKEVELEIPIFSDIKEFLEK; encoded by the coding sequence ATGAAAAAATTTAGAATTGAAAAGGAACATCAGAGGATGAAAATCTCGCAGTATTTGCGGGAAGTGCAGAATTATTCAGGGCGAAGTTTGAGAAATGTGGAAGTTTTTTTGAATGGAAAGCAGGTAAGATTGACCAAAAAATTACCGTCACATGGGAATTTGAGAGTTGTAGAGAAGAAAAAGGGGACGGACATTAAGCCGATTAAACTGCCACTTGATATTATTTTTGAAGATGAAGATATTTTGGTTGTGAATAAAGAGCCATTTTTGCTGACACATCCGACACAGAAAAAAGCTGATTTTACACTTGCAAACGGAATTGTAAATCATTTTTTGGAAAAATATGGGGAAGTGAGAGTTCCACGATTTTACAATAGGCTCGATATGAATACATCTGGGCTGATTATTATTGCCAAAAACAGTTTTGCACAGGCATTTTTACAAAATTTTTCGATTTTTGAGAAAAAATATCTGGCGATTGTGAATGGAATTATCGATGGTAACGAAATTGCTAGAATCAATGAAGAACTTGCAAAAGATGGGGAAAAACATAAGATTCAGGATTTAGAAAAGGAAAATTTAAAATCTGAAATTGAAAAAGTTAATTTTGGAGAGATGAAAAAATACGATGAAATGGAGAAAATAGAAAACAATTTAATTCTTGAAAACAAAGATAGTAAAATTGGAGAAAATACAGGTTTTAACAGTAAAAATGCAAAAGATAATTTAAATTTGAAAAATAAAAATGATTTTAATAATGAAATTTTGGAAAAAAATGGAATAAATAAAATAATTATTGAAAGGCGAATTTTTCGAGATAGGGATAATTTGGAAAGAATAATTGATGAGCGGGGTCAATACGCAAAAACAGCTGTAAAAGTATTGAAAACTTACCCTGAAAAAAATGTAACATTAGTAGAATGTGAACTGTTTACAGGGAGAACACATCAAATTCGAGTTCACCTAAAATCCATCGGACACACAATCGTAGGAGACGAACTTTATGGAAATGGCTTAAACAAAGAACTTGGAATAAATAGACAATTTTTGCATGCTTACAAGGTAAAATTTACACATCCTGCAAGCAAAAAGGAAGTTGAATTGGAAATACCAATTTTTTCGGATATAAAAGAGTTTTTGGAAAAATAG
- a CDS encoding MATE family efflux transporter, whose translation MKKFNFSVDLINDNILKSLLIFSIPILVSNIFQQLYNMADIAIVGHTLGDNSLAAIGASAAIFELIFGFALGIGNGLSMVTARNYGANNRNLLKKSVAGSIVIGIWITVGVMILSRFILMPMLKILHTPENIIKEAFEYINIITMFIGVTFSYNLSSGLLRAIGNSFMSLVFLVIASILNIFLDIYFITSLKMGIGGAAIATVIAQAISVILSIIYIYVKEPILIPRKKHFRFDKKLYKELLGQGLSMGFMIAIVLMGTLILQYAINGFGYLIIAGHTSARKLMGFCNIPLTTIALALATFVSQNKGANKVDRIRKGVFYANMMDIIFAIGITIFVYLFSKNMIHLMSGSESEIVLHNGSTYLKIASPFFTILGILFNLRYALQALGEKLIPLVSSVIEFFGKIIFVIFVVPKLGYFGVMICEPLIWIVMVGQLGIAFYGNGYIRKMK comes from the coding sequence ATGAAAAAATTTAATTTTTCGGTTGATTTGATAAATGATAATATTTTGAAGTCACTTCTGATTTTTTCGATACCCATACTTGTGTCGAATATTTTTCAGCAGCTTTACAATATGGCGGATATTGCTATTGTGGGGCATACTTTGGGAGATAACTCGCTTGCGGCTATTGGGGCTTCGGCGGCTATTTTTGAGCTGATTTTTGGATTTGCGTTAGGAATTGGAAATGGGCTTAGTATGGTTACGGCTAGAAATTATGGGGCGAATAATAGAAATCTTTTGAAAAAATCGGTGGCTGGCTCAATTGTTATTGGAATCTGGATTACTGTGGGAGTAATGATTTTATCACGGTTTATTCTTATGCCAATGCTAAAAATCTTGCATACACCTGAAAATATTATAAAAGAAGCATTTGAATATATAAACATAATAACAATGTTTATTGGTGTAACTTTTTCCTACAACTTGTCGTCAGGACTTTTGCGTGCAATCGGAAACAGCTTTATGTCGCTTGTATTTTTGGTAATTGCCTCAATTTTAAATATTTTTCTTGATATTTATTTTATAACTTCCCTTAAAATGGGAATTGGCGGAGCTGCGATTGCAACAGTTATTGCACAGGCAATTTCGGTTATCTTGAGTATTATATACATTTACGTAAAAGAGCCGATTTTAATCCCTAGAAAAAAACATTTCAGATTTGATAAAAAATTGTACAAGGAACTGCTTGGACAAGGACTTTCTATGGGATTTATGATTGCAATTGTACTTATGGGAACGCTGATTTTACAGTATGCGATAAATGGGTTTGGGTACTTGATTATCGCCGGGCATACTTCGGCAAGAAAACTTATGGGATTTTGCAACATTCCGCTAACTACAATAGCACTCGCACTTGCCACTTTCGTTTCCCAAAATAAAGGTGCAAACAAAGTAGATAGAATCCGAAAAGGCGTATTTTATGCTAATATGATGGATATAATTTTTGCAATCGGAATCACAATTTTTGTATATTTATTTTCCAAAAATATGATTCACCTGATGTCAGGCTCCGAATCTGAAATCGTTCTCCACAATGGCTCAACCTACCTAAAAATCGCCTCCCCATTTTTCACAATACTAGGAATCCTCTTTAACTTGCGATACGCTTTACAGGCTCTCGGAGAAAAATTAATCCCTCTTGTTTCCAGCGTAATAGAATTTTTTGGGAAAATAATCTTCGTAATTTTTGTCGTACCAAAATTAGGCTATTTTGGAGTAATGATTTGCGAGCCGCTGATTTGGATTGTGATGGTGGGGCAGTTGGGAATTGCGTTTTATGGGAATGGGTATATTAGAAAAATGAAATAA